Genomic window (Streptomyces sp. NBC_01431):
TCACCGTGGCCCTGATCAGCGGCTCCATCGCCGGTCGCGCGACCATGCGCGGCTGGCTGTGGTTCGTCGTGGCGTGGACCCTCTTCGTCTATGTGCCAATGGCGCACTGGGTGTTCGCGTCCGACGGGTGGGTCACCGCCCACCTCGGCGCTCTGGACTTCGCCGGTGGTATGCCGGTGGAGATCAACTCCGGTGCGGCCGGCCTCGCTGTGGCGATCGTGGTCCGCAAGCGCAAGGACTTCGACCGGGAGACCATCCGACCGCACAACCTGCCGCTGGTCGTTGTCGGTCTCGCGCTGCTGTGGTTCGGCTGGTTCGGCTTCAACGCCGGCTCCGCGCTGCAATCCGGTGGCAGCGCGCCGATGGCCTTCCTCAACACTCAACTCGCAGCCTGCGGCGCGATGGTCGGCTGGCCGCTGATCGAGAAGTGGCGGCTCGGCCACGTCGAGATGCTCGGTGTGGCGTCGGCGGCCGTCGCGGGAATGGTCGCCATCACCCCGGCCTGTGGTGAGGTCTCGCCGATCGGCGCCCTGGTGATCGGCTTTGTCGCGGGCGTGGTCTGCGCGTTCGCGATCAACCTCAAGTACAAGCTGCGCTACGACGACACCCTCGACGTGGTGGGCGTGCACGGCTGGGGCGGCATCGTCGGTGTCCTGGGTATCGGCCTGTTCGCCACCTTCCAGATGAGCGGCAAGAAGGGCCTGTTCTACGGCGGCGGCGTCGACCTGCTGTGGCGCCAGGCCGTCGGCGTGGTGGTGTGTGGGGCCTTCTCCTTCGGCGTGACCTGGCTGATCGCCCAGGCCATCGAGAGGACGGTCGGCTTCCGGGCCGCCGAGGACTACGAGCATGTCCCCGGCGCGGAGGAGGAGCAGGCGTACGACGACGAGACCATCGCCGAGATCAGCCGGCGGCTGGTGCAGGCCAGGGTCCCGGTCGCCGTGGGCGCGGAGTCCGGTTCCGGCAGCTCCGACGCCGACGCCGAGCTGCTGGCCGAGCTCCGTGAGGTCCTCCAGCGACGGGAGCAGGAGAAGTGACGACCACTCACCCCCAGCCCGTCGAATCGAGGAACTGACGTGTCCCACATCTTCGACACGGGCAACGCCTCCTGGCTGATGATGGCCGCGGCCATGGTGCTGCTCATGGCCCCGGGACTGGCCTTCTTCTACGGCGGCATGGTGAAGACCAGCCAGGTCATCACCATGCTCAAGATGTGCTTCGGCTGTGTGGTGGTGGTCAGCATCATCTGGTTCGCGATCGGCTACACCCTCGCCTTCGGCAAGGACGTCGGCGGGCTCGGGCTGATCGGCGGGCTCGGCCATGTCTTCATGTCCGGCGTGGGCCTGGAGAGCCGCACCGGCGACATACCCACCGTGACCTTCTCGGTCTTCCACATGTCCTTCGCCATCGTGACGGTCGCGCTGATCAGCGGCTCGGTGGCGGGCCGGGCCACGATGAAAGGCTGGCTGGTCTTCGTCTGCGCCTGGACGCTGCTCGTCTACGTCCCGATGGCGCACTGGGTTTTCGCGCCGGACGGATGGGTGTCCAGGCAGCTCGGCGCGGTCGACTTCTCCGGCGGTACGGTGGTCGAACTCGCCTCCGGCGCGGCCGGCCTGGCACTGGCCGCGGTCGCCGGGCGGCGGGAGGACTTCGAGCGCCAGCCGATCCGCCCGCACAACCTACCGCTGGTGGTCATCGGCCTGTCCCTGTTGTGGTTCGGCTGGTTCGGCTTCAACACCGGCTCCTCCCTCGGTGTACCGGGCGCGGCCGCGATGGGCTTCGTCAACACCCAGTTCGCCGCCGGTGCCGCCATGGCGGGCTGGGCGGTGACCAGCTACTGGCGCACCCGCCAGGTCGGTCTGCTCGACATCAGCATGGGCGCCGTCACCGGCATGGTCGCGATGACCCCGGCCGCCGGCGACGTCACCCCGTTCTGGGCTGTCGCGATCGGCTTCCTGGCGGGGCTGACGTGCGCCTTCGCGATCAGCTGGAAGTACCGCTTCGGAGTTGACGACACCCTGGACGTGGTCGGCATCCACGGCTGGGGCGGCCTGTTCGGCATGGTGATGGTCGGCCTCGCGGCGACCGGAACCATGACCGGCAAGAAGGGCCTGTTCTACGGCGGCGGCTGGGACCTGCTCGGCAAGCAGCTGGTAGCCGTACTGGTCATCGGTCTGTTCTCGTTCGCCATGACCGCGCTGATCGGCAAGATGGTTGACCGCACCATCGGTCTCCGCCAGTCGCACGGCGCCGAGGAACACGAGCAGGTCTACCAGAACGACTGGGACGTCCAGTTCAAGGAGATCGCGGACGCTCTCCGCGGCAGCGGTCTCGACGAGGGCGCGTCAGAGCCGGATGCGAGCGCCCTACTCGACCGGGTCCGCCGCATCCTGGCGGCAGACCCGGAGCAGCTGCGGGACTGATCACCTGAAGGTCAGCATCCACCATGGGCTGCCTCCCGAGTCACGGCTCTCGCGGCAGCCCACTGCTACGGGGCCGGGTCTCGTCGTCATGGGCCCCAGGCTGCTTCGGGTCCTCGGTGACCATGACGACGGCCGGCGTGCCGTCCGCGCGACGGTGCGCCTGCCGACAATCTCGCCCGTACTGGTCAACCCGGCTGCGTGGCCGCAGCCCGGCAGCACGATCGGCTCGCGGTGCGGGTTGGGCATCAACTCGGGGAGCATTGCGACGAGTTCAGGCTACCCGGGAAGGCCGGGACCAGGTCACGGTGGCCGCGCAGACCAGCCCTTCCGAACCCAAGACATCACGCTGAGGCCCCATCAGGTGGGGGCCGATGATGCCGTGGTGCGTAGTGCTGGTGCTGGTGCTGGTGCTGGTGCTCCTACGATGAAGCGGATTCCGCGGGACGGTGTGCAAGCCACGGTGGCGGGTACGCCTCATCAGCAGGTTCAGCATCGTCATCCAGCTCACCGCGCGCGCGAGCAGCACGGCCAACCGCTCCAGCCCGCCCGGCCAGCGCGGCGGCCACAGCCTGCAACATCCCACGCGCAGCAGGGGTGCGCCGCTGGTAGCGCTCGGTGAGCCCCTCGACCTGCTCGACGAACGCCGCCCTCGGACCCCGGTCGTTCTCGCAGTACAACGGGCTCACCGACAGCTCGATCGCCATCCCCCGCCCGCCGACCGCGCGCTCCGCGGTGCGCCGCTTGTACCGGCTGTGCTCATGCACGCAGACCGTGCCGCAGACCGGACACGCCTGCGGCCCGCCCGCGTTCGCGCAGTAACGCACAACAAATCTCCCTCGACCTCGACGGCCACCACGTCGACTGCCGCGAGACAAGGCATCAGCACACTTACATCGACGTCACACAGTCACAGCGTCCACCCGGCTTCGGCAACCTGCCGGGACCCAACGTCCCGACGCTACGAAAATCTCGCCAGAGCCATATAGAGAACGCATAGAGCTTCCGGCTTCAATCGGTCGTGGTCGCCCATTCCGGAGCAGTTGACCCGACTAGTCAAAGGAGATGGAAGATGAGCAGCGCGACGAAGAGGGTTGCATCACTGGCCATGGCAGTCGCCGGCGGAGTCCTACTCGCGGTTGTGCCAGCAGCCGCACACGCCAGCACCAACATCAGCCTCCGCCCCGCTAATGCCAATAGATGCTCGAATGGCGCTGTGGACATTCACCGCTACGACGGTACCGACGAGTGCTTCCCCAGCCTCACGGGGTCTCACGATATGTACACGACTAACGTGGAGTGGGTCAACAGCGGCAACAACTGGATAGCTTTTACGTGGGCGAACGGCCAATGCGTTGGTGAGTCCGCACCTTTCTACGCACCGGGGATGCCGCCCGGGTCGACGTGGACTGCCGGCGGGCCATTCTGCATCGGCAGGCTCGATATCAACACGTGACTGAGACCGCCCCGCGCTGAGCTCCGGGCATCAGAGATCCAGCTGCCCAATGACACAGAGGACGGCTGTTCGCGTCGGGCTGTGAAGCCCCGGCTCCGGTTCGTGGGCCGGGGATGATGAGCATGGACGCGAGTCAACCAGCTCGGCGCGACTGCACTTCGTTCAGCGGAGTCTGGAGACCCTTCAGGGCCCGCCGCGCCGCTGAGGTCTCGTTCCTGCAATCACTCTTGGAGAGGCCCTTCAGATCGGCCGCGAAGGCGCCTTCCAGCCTTGTGTATCCGCGGCGACACGGGCCCGAATTCGCTCGGGTCGCCGCCCAGTTCGGAATCAATCAAACTCGCAGCAGGACGTGCCGTTGCATGTCGCCGGTGGGAAAGCTTGCCCGTCCATACACGTCCACCGGAAAAACTCGCCAAGGCGCTTCACCAGGTCGCCCACAGCCTCGGAGTCGATCGCAAGACGGTGCACCGGCAACTCCCGCGTTCCGGCGCGACCTTCTCGTCCGTACTCAACGCCATCCGCGTTCGGCTCTCCCAGCAGCACCTCGGCAACCAGCGCCGTTCGCTCACCCAGGTCGCGGAACTGCTCGGCTTCTCCGCACCCAGCGCATTCTCCCGCTGGTTCCGCGAAGAGTTCGGCACCAGCCCCACGACGTGGCGCGCGGCCCGACGCGACGAGTCCACCAGACCCGCGTCTGCCGCAGCCGTGAACGCTCGACGTCACGGCGTCTCAGATACCCGTTCCAGCGTGCGCCCCACCCCCGCCCGGATCCTGCGCCGGCGAGTGACGCAACTCGACGCGGCAGGCGATCTGACCGCCGACGTGGGCGCCCCGCTGCGCCATTTCACCCCCGTCATGACGCGACGGACCGAGCCCGAACTGACGGCCCTGGCGGGCGGTCCGGCCGTCCTCGCCCCCTCCGAAGCGGAGGAGACGGACGAGATCGCCGACAGCTGCCTGCCGTTGGGCACGCTCGCCCGCAGCGAGGCCAGTCTCGTCCGGGGCCCTCTCGACCGGACCCGCCAGTACTGGATCAGCACCAGCACGACCTGGTGCCACACCGGCGACCCGCCCTGGACCAGGAGCGGTTCACCGCGCCCGGCGGGCACCCCGGCCTACCCAGTAGGAAGCCATTCCCCCCGGGGCTCTACACGTCCACGACTCGGCGTGACAGTCCGGGCATGTGGCGGACATACCTCGACCTCGGATCGAGTCTCCACCCCCGGCCCTGGCAGACGTGGCGAAAAGAAGTACTCTCGCCCCGCTGGCGGCAGGACACTCAGCATGCCATCAAGCTATGTCTGAGGGCTCGACGTGTCTCTCTTGCCCAACAGGCACCGGGCCCGGCCGCCATGGCGGCCTTCCGCGGAACTGCCCTCCCCTGACGGGGCTGGCAAAGATCACCTGCACCGTCAAAGGCCCCGCCGAGCTCGAACCCCGCCCGTATCGAGGAGTACTTCCTGACCGCAGTCGAGGAGTCGGCCCTCGGTGAACTGCCCGTCCTGCCTGCCGAGTTCGACGTTGCCCAAGGCAGCGGGTGGGAGGAGCGGACGTGTGACCTCGGCGTGCACCTCTGCTCGCGCCGTCGCCGGAGACACTCCAGGCACATCTCCCTCGACTTGGATGGCGCCGATCGCGATACGAGCCCGCCATGCTGGGCCAGGGCTGGTGCGGGCGGCCGCCACACCTGGTGGGTGTGGCGGCCGTAGGTGGGATCGGCTCGGGATTCGCGTCAGTCAGCGGAGCGGCGGATCAGCCCGGCGTCACCACACCCTCCGGCACTCCGAACCACTCCTCCAACGCCTCCGTCAGCCCGGCCGTCGACGTCGGCGCCTGCGTCCCCGCGTCGGCTGCCCAGGCCGTGAAGCCGTCCGGACGGACGAGGACCGCCGCCAGTTTCGGGCGCGACGGGCAGCCGGCCGTCAGGGTGTCGACGCGGCCGGCATACCCCGCGGCGAGGGCCCGCAGCTCCGGGTCGTCGGTGAGGTCGAGCAGGAGCGCCCGGCCGCCGTGGAGGTGGTCCGCGAGGCGGCTGCCGTCGGTGAGTTCGAGGTCCGGGGTGCTGCGGCCGGTCAGCGGGTGCTCCCCCGGCAGCTCGTACCGCACCGCGGCGCCGTTGAGCCGCGCGACGAGGTACGTGGTGCCCGTTACCGTCTCCGCCAGGTCGCCGACGATCTCGCGCAGGGCCCGGGACTGCGGGTCCGGGCGCATGGCCGCGACCTGGGACCGGGTCCAGTCCAGGACCCACGCGCCGACCGGGTGGCGCTCGGCGGTGTACGTGTCCAGCAGCCCTTCCGGCGACCGGCCGGCAATCACCGCGGCGAGCTTCCAGCCGAGGTTCATCGCGTCCCCGATCCCCAGGCTCAGCCCCTGGCTGCCGAACGCGGAGTGCACGTGCGCCGCGTCGCCCGCCAGCAGCACCCGGCCCTTGCGGTAGTCGGTGACCTGGCGGGCGTGGTCGGTGAAGCGGGTCGCGGTCCGCACTTCGGTGATCGTGACGTCCACGCCGGAGACGCGGCGCAGGCGCGCTTGCAGGTCCTCGGTGGTGACCGGTGCGTCCCGTTCGGCCGGCGGGCCGTCGAACTCCACGGTGACGATGCGGCCCGGCATCGGCCCGTGGGCGTACACCCCGGTGTCCGTGGTGGTCCAGCCGACTGTCAGGTCCTCGGCGCCGGTCATCTCCACGACCGCCTGGTGACAGGTGATCTCCGGGTCCGTACCGGGAAATTCGAACCCCGCGAGTTTGCGGACCTTGCTGCGGCCGCCGTCGCAGCCCACGAGCCAGCCGGCGCGTATGGCCCCGTGGCTGGTCCGCACCGTGACGGCGCCGTCGTCCGCGTCGAAGCCGGTCAGCTCCACTCCCCGGCGCACGTCGACGCCGAGTTCGTCCGCACGCCCGCCGAGCAGCCGCTCGATGTCCTGCTGCGCCACGAAAGCGATCTCACCGGCGGGTCCGGTGTCGCCGAGGCCCGGCTCCATACGATCGACCAGGTCGGCGCGCAGCATGATTCCGGCGAAGTGCCCGACGATCCCGAGCCCTTGGGCCGCGTCCCCGCCTCCGTCCCCGCCGTTCTGGTCGCGGATGAATGCCTGGAAGCGGTCGATCGTCTGCCGCTGCACCTCGGCAAGCGCGGGCAGCATGCCTCGGCGGTAGAGCGCCTCGGCGCTGGGCGTGGTGATCGCCCCGCCCTTGATCGTCGGGTTCACTTCGGTGAGGCGCTCCAGGACGGCCACCCGCGCGCCTCCGAGCCGGAGCTCGCAGGCCAGCATCAGTCCGACCGGGCCGCCTCCGGCCACCACTACGTCATAGTCCATGGCGCCGACTATGACCGAGGGCCGAAGAAGCCAAAAAAGCGTCGCGGTGTCAAGGGACCGGCCCCGATTGGAGAATGGGGCCGGCTCGACCGCTTGGCACCGTGTGGTGTCTACCGCCTCGCCAGCTCCCGAGCCATCAAAGACCCCGTCTCATCTGCCCGCCGCACGCGTGGCGTCAGGTCTGCCGTGCGCCGCCCATCCGCGCGATGAAGGTGACAGGGTCGCTGTCGAACCCCCGCACCATCGCGTGGAACTCCCACTCGCCCGAGCCGCTGTCCCTGGTGAGTTCCGCGACGGTCGCCGCGGTGGCCCCCGCGACCTGGGCGAAGTCATCCGCCAGTAGTTCGGTGTATTTCTCGATGACCACGACTCCCGCGTTGGTCAGGTCACCGAACACCCGCGGGCCACCGTCCTGGTGGATGACCACGCCGACCACCACCCTGGCGAACGAAGGCGCCAGCCGGTCCAGTTCCAGCACCATGGCCTCGACGAAGCCGAGACCGAGACCCGTCCGGCTGTGCCGGATCATGCTGATCGTTCCGTCCGGTGACCGGCTGTCGTAGTGGACGACATGCACCGGCCGACCGTACGGATCGTCCCCGCCATAGGTCGCGGCGACAATGTCGAGGTGGCGGGGCGGCTGTCCCAACGGGCTGGGATCCCAGCGGAGTTTCACCTCCACCTTGTCACGCACCTTGCCGTTTATGCCCATGCCGATCGTCTCCCCCGTCGAAACCAGCCGGAGCCTCCCGCTCCATCTCCTCAAGTATGGCCGCTGACCAGCGAGTTGACGCTCCCTTAACTGTCTTCACCGCTGCGCATGGCCGCTGCGTCAGCTCGTGGACGCCTCCGCCCGGCTCTCGACGTCCTCGATCCCGGTGGGTCGCCCGGCTCGTACCCAGCGTGCGTACAGGCCGCCGGCGATCAGGAGCGTGCCCACCAGCGACAGCATCGGCCAGCCGCGCAGCAGGTTCACCGCGAGCGTGAAGGCGACAGCCGTCGCGGCAAGGGCGTTGCACCAGGCCAGCGCGGTCTTCTGCTCGGTGCGGGCGAAGCTGGTCATGGCCAGCAGGCCGACCAGGAAGCTGACGAAGACGGCCACGGCGTAGAAGAGGACCAGTTCCTGTTCCTGGCCGGCCGCGGCGACGATGATCAGCGCGGCGGCGGCGAGGTAGACGACCACCGACCAGTACGGAGTGTGGTGCTTGTTCGTGCGCCCCAGGTACGAGGGCAGCACCCCGGGCGCCTTGGGCGTTCCGGCCAGCGCCTTGAGCAGCCCCGGCCCGGCCTGGAAGGACGAGCTGGCCGCGGCGAGCAGGAGCAGCGAGCTGGTCAGCTGGAAGGCTCCGTACAGCCAGCCGGGTCCGGTGGCGGCGTGCGCGATGTCGGCGATCTGGGTGGAGTCGGCACCCGGGATGCCGATGCGCAGGTGCACGGACAGGGCGGTCAGCGCGAGGGTGAGGCCGCCGACGATGACGACCAGCAGGGCCAGGGTTCCCCGGCCGAAGCGGCGGCGGTCGGCGTCGCCGAGCTGGCCGAGCTGGGCGATGGCCGTGGAGGGGGCCTCCACACCCGTGGCCAGGGCCATCGCGACGGGGAATGCCAGGACGACGGCGAGCATGGCCGGCCGCCCCGGGTCGGTGTTGGTCACGGCGTTCCCCCTCTCGTGCGGGGAGAGGAAACCGAGCACAAGAACAGCGACGGAGACCGCGACGAACAGCACGGTCATCATGGCGAACAACAGCCGCCCGCCATGCCCGAACCAGGTGAGTCCCGCGACCACGACCAGCAAACCCAGCGCCAACGGAACCCGCACGGAGCCCAGTTCGGGGAACAGGGCGATCATCGCACTGGCCGCCGCCGAGATGGAAATGCCGATGGTCAGGACGAAGTCCACCACCAGTGCGCCGATGGGCAGAAACGTCCAGCGCGGCCCGAAGGCCCGCCCGGCCGCGGCCGCAGCGCCGCCGCCCCGGGGGAATCGACCCACCAGCTGCCAGTAGTTGGCGGTGACCATCACGACCAGGCCCACCACGAGCGCCATGGTCGGCAGGAGCAGCACGAGGTCACCCCGCAGGGCGCGCAGAGCCGCCTCGATGGCGTATGCGACGGAGGAGACGGGGTCGGCGATCACGGCGAAGGCGAACGCGAAGAACAGCACCGAACGGCGCGGAACCCGGCTCGCACGAGGAGTGGCCGCGCGGGAAGCAGGGCGGTCCCGCCTGGGAAGAATCATGTTCCGCTGCCTTTCGGGCGAATTCCTCACGCGTCGCCACGCGCACGAGCACGACATTCGCCGACCAGGCTTCCCGGCACACCAGCCAAGAGCGTACGTCAGAGTTTCGACAGCAACGCGTTAACAGCGTGTCAAGGCTCCGGTGCGCCGTGCCAGAGCATGCCCACTGCGCCCTCCGGGCCATTTTGCACTGTGCAAAGCAGAGTGTCTCCCCAGGCTGGACCACTGCCTGCGGTACCTGTCGATGCAGTCGGCACCCGGCCGGTCCCTCCCGGAGGTCTTCCATGCCCCTGCGCCCGAGCCGCCTCAAGGCCCGTCTCGCCTCCCCCCGGATGTGGCTCGGGGCCGGGGCGGCGCTCGTGCTGGCCGCCGCGAACGCACCCGCCGTGCTCGGCTTCGCCACGCAGCAGTACCACGCGTACGAGATCGAGACCGACGGCTACAAGGCGGCGCGGGGTCACTGGGACGTCGTGGCCATGCCCGCCGCGTACCAGCTCAACTCCATCCACGCCGTGCTGCTGCGGACGGGAAAGGTGCTGCTGATCGCGGGGTCCGGGAACAACATCAAGCACTTCGAGGGCGGCACGTTCAGCTCCACGCTGTGGGACCCGGTCAAGAACACCTTCAAGAAGATCGACACTCCGAAGGACATGTTCTGTGCCGGGCACGCCCAGCTCCCGGACGGAAAGGTGCTGATCGCGGGCGGCACCGCCCGCTACGAGGTGCTGGAAGGGAACGTGAAGCGGGCCGGCGGGACGATGCTGGTCAAGAACGAGGACCCGGACCAGGACCGCACCTTCCCCAAGGGCACGGTCTTCCGGTCCACCTCGGGACACACCTATCGCTCCCAACTCCCCGTCCACGTCCCGGCCGCGCACAAGACCATCGACCCCGCCACCAGGAGGGCGACCGTCAGCGCCAACGAGGCACGCGTCTACGTCGAGGCCGACCAGGAGGGCCCCCAGGGCATCACCAACACCACCGAGCAGTACGAGATCCAGGGCCTGGCCGGCGAGGACGGCGACAACTTCTACGGCATCGCCAACAAGCTCGGCCTGGACAAGAAGGACTTCCAGGGGATCAAGGACGCCTACGAGTTCGACCCGGCGACCGAGAAGTACACCCGCGTCGACCCCATGAGCGAGGCCCGCTGGTACCCCACGCTGCTCACCCTCAGCGACGGCAAGGTACTGGCCACCTCCGGGCTCGACGACGTCGGCCAGGTCGTGCCCGGCAAGAACGAGATCTACGATCCGGCCCGGCGCACCTGGTCCAAGGCGCCCACGCGCTACTTCCCCACCTATCCGTCCCTGTTCCTGATGAACGGCGGCAAGGTCTTCTACTCCGGATCCAACTCCGGTTACGGGCCCGCCGACAAGGGGCGGGTGCCCGGTGTCTGGGACCTGGGTGCCAACACGTTCACCGCTGTTCCCGGGCTCAAGGACGCGGACACGCTGGAGACTTCGGGCTCTGTGCTGCTACCGCCCGCCCAGGACCAGAAGGTCATGGTCTTCGGCGGCGGAGGCGTCGGCGAATCGAAGAAGGCGACGGCGCGCACCGCGATCGTGGACCTCAAAGCGGCCCGGCCCGCATATGTTCCCGGCCCGGACCTGGCGCACAAGACGCGCTATCTCAACCCGGTCCTGATGCCGGACGACACCGTCTTCACCACGGGCGGCTCCGGCGACTACCGCGGACGCGGGCAGAGCGACATCCTCGCCGCACAGTTCTACGACCCGAAGACCAACACCTTCCGCGCGGCCGCCGATCCCACGGTCGCCCGCGACTACCACACCGAGGCTCTGCTGCTGCCGGACGGCCGGGTCGCGGTCTTCGGCTCGGACCCGCTCTACGGTGACGAGAACAACACCAAGCCGGGCACCTTCGAGCAGCGCGTCGAGGTCTACACCCCGCCCTCCCTCTACCGCGACCACCGGCCCGCCCTCGGCGCCGGGCCCCGCTCGGTACGGCGGGGCGAGAGCGTCACTTTTCACACCGCGGACGCGGCCCGGATCAGGACGGCCCGGCTGATCCACCCGGGATCGGCCACCCACGTCACCGACTTCGATCAGCGCTCGGTCGCCCTCGACGTCAGCCGCACCGGCGACACCGTCACGCTCACCGTCCCGAAGGACCCGGCTCTCGTACCGGCCGGCTGGCACATGATCTTCGTGACCGACGAACACGGCACCCCGTCACAGGCCACCTGGATGGAGATCGGCTAGCCGGGCACGGGTCGGCGGCCGGCTCAGGTGGTGCGGCGGGCCTGGGTGTCGGACCAGCCCAGCGGGTAGAGCGAGACCTCGTCGGGGGCCACGGGTTCACCACCCGCCTCGGCGAACGCCGTCAACGCGTCGACCAAGGCGGCCCGCTGGCCGGGAGCGAGCCGTTCCACCACACCGGCGATCTCCTGGCGCCGTCGCGCGGTGACGTCCTCCACCAGGCGGCGGCCGTCGTCGGTCAGGCGCAGCAACGTCTCGCGGCGGTTGTCGGGGTTGACCTGGCGGTCCGCGAGCCCGGCGACGATGAGGCGGTCCATCATGCGCATCGCGGTCGAGGGGTTCACGCCCAGCAACTCGGCCAGGACGACCAGTTTGGCCGTTCCGTGGGTGGACAGCACGACGAGCAGCCGGAACTGCGGCAGCGTCACCCGGTCCTCGACCGCCGCAAGCGATCGGGCGGAGACGGCCACCAGGACGCGTGAGGCGGTCAGCACCGCACGGGTCACGCCGTCGACGTCTCCCAGGACGGATGCGGGGTGCTCATGCTCGGTCATACCTCTTTCTACCGTGCCGTGCCGCACCTTCAGCCGCCCGGTGCCTGATGTGCGGTGGCGCGCAGTAGTGACAACCCGCTCAACCCCACAGGGCCGGCCCCGCTCCCGATTGGGCGGCGTCACACGCCGACCCTGCTGCCGGTCCACCTCTACCGGCTCGGCCTCGGGCCGCTGTTCGGTCGGCGACTGCTCCTTCTGATTCATACGGGCCGCGTCTCCGGAGGAATCGGGCCCGGCTCCACCCGACGTGCGTCAGGCCGGAACGGGGTGAAGGGCGCGCAGCGCGCTCTGGTGGGTGAGCCAGCCCACCAGGCGGTCCTGGTCCAGGACCGGTAGGCCGGTGCCGGGCTCGGCGACCAGGGCGTGCAGGGCCTTGGCCAGCGGGGCGTCGACCGCGAGCGGGGCCGGCACTTCGGCGAGCTCGCCGACCGTTACAGGGGGCGCCGTCGGGTCCGGTTCCTCGGCCAGCGACTCGGCGACGGCCCGCGCGGTGATCGTGCCCAGATAGCGGCCTTCCTTGTCCGCGACCGGCAGGACGCCATGGCGGGACAGGGACAAGAGCACCGCGGCGGCGGGCAGTTCGGTGGCGGCCGCGATGACCTCGGGCGCCTGCTCCATGACCTCTTCGACCCGCTGCGTACCGAGCGCCTTGCCCGCGGCCGGCCCCTCCAGGTCGATGCCGCG
Coding sequences:
- a CDS encoding galactose oxidase early set domain-containing protein translates to MPLRPSRLKARLASPRMWLGAGAALVLAAANAPAVLGFATQQYHAYEIETDGYKAARGHWDVVAMPAAYQLNSIHAVLLRTGKVLLIAGSGNNIKHFEGGTFSSTLWDPVKNTFKKIDTPKDMFCAGHAQLPDGKVLIAGGTARYEVLEGNVKRAGGTMLVKNEDPDQDRTFPKGTVFRSTSGHTYRSQLPVHVPAAHKTIDPATRRATVSANEARVYVEADQEGPQGITNTTEQYEIQGLAGEDGDNFYGIANKLGLDKKDFQGIKDAYEFDPATEKYTRVDPMSEARWYPTLLTLSDGKVLATSGLDDVGQVVPGKNEIYDPARRTWSKAPTRYFPTYPSLFLMNGGKVFYSGSNSGYGPADKGRVPGVWDLGANTFTAVPGLKDADTLETSGSVLLPPAQDQKVMVFGGGGVGESKKATARTAIVDLKAARPAYVPGPDLAHKTRYLNPVLMPDDTVFTTGGSGDYRGRGQSDILAAQFYDPKTNTFRAAADPTVARDYHTEALLLPDGRVAVFGSDPLYGDENNTKPGTFEQRVEVYTPPSLYRDHRPALGAGPRSVRRGESVTFHTADAARIRTARLIHPGSATHVTDFDQRSVALDVSRTGDTVTLTVPKDPALVPAGWHMIFVTDEHGTPSQATWMEIG
- a CDS encoding MarR family winged helix-turn-helix transcriptional regulator — its product is MTEHEHPASVLGDVDGVTRAVLTASRVLVAVSARSLAAVEDRVTLPQFRLLVVLSTHGTAKLVVLAELLGVNPSTAMRMMDRLIVAGLADRQVNPDNRRETLLRLTDDGRRLVEDVTARRRQEIAGVVERLAPGQRAALVDALTAFAEAGGEPVAPDEVSLYPLGWSDTQARRTT